TTTCCAAGAATTGGGCCTAACCTATCTGCACCTGATGCCCCTGTTTAAATGTCCTGAAGGCAAAAGCGACGGCGGCTATGCAGTCAGCAGCTACCGCGATGTCAATCCGGCTTTGGGTACGATAGACGACTTACGCGATGTCATTGCCGCACTGCACGAAGCAGGCATTTCCGCCGTTGTCGATTTCATCTTCAACCACACTTCCAATGAACACGAATGGGCAAAACGCTGCACCGCCGGCGACCCGCTCTACGACAATTTCTACTACATTTTCCCTGACCGTTGGATGCCCGACCAATACGACCGCACCCTGCGTGAAATCTTCCCCGACCAACATCCGGGCGGTTTCTCACAACTGGAAGACGGCCGCTGGGTATGGACAACGTTCAATTCCTTCCAATGGGACTTGAATTACAGCAACCCATGGGTGTTCCGCGCTATGGCAGGCGAAATGATGTTCCTTGCCAACTTGGGCGTTGATATTCTACGCATGGATGCCGTTGCCTTTATTTGGAAACAAATGGGCACAAGCTGCGAAAACCTGCCGCAAGCCCATGCCTTAATTCGCGCGTTTAACTCTGTGATGCGTATTGCCGCCCCGGCCGTGTTCTTCAAATCCGAAGCCATCGTCCACCCCGACCAAGTTGTCCAATACATCAGCCAAGACGAATGCCAAATCGGTTACAACCCGCTGCAAATGGCATTGTTGTGGAACACGCTTGCCACGCGCGAAGTCAACCTGCTCCATCAGGCACTGACCTACCGCCACAACCTGCCCGACCACACTGCATGGGTCAACTACGTCCGCAGCCATGACGACATCGGCTGGACATTTGCCGATGAGGACGCATGGCAGTTCGGCATCCACGGCTACGACCACCGACAATTCCTCAACCGCTTCTTCGTCAACCATTTTGACGGCAGCTTCGCGCGCGGTGTACCGTTCCAATACAACCCAAACACAGGCGACTGCCGTGTCAGCGGTACAGCCGCAGCATTGGTCGGTTTGGCTCAAAATGACCCATATGCCGTTGACCGCATCAAACTTTTGTACAGCATCGCCCTGAGTACCGGCGGTCTGCCGCTGATTTACTTGGGTGACGAAGTGGGTACGCTCAATGATGACGACTGGTCGCAAGACAGCAATAAGAGCGACGACAGCCGCTGGGCACACCGTCCTCGTTATAATGAAGAGTTGTACAACCAACGCCATGACAGCTCGACCACTGCCGGTCAAATCTTCCAAGGTTTGCGCCATATGATTGCCATCCGCCAAAGCAATCCGCGCTTTGACGGTGGCAAGTTGGTTACCTTCAATACCAACAACAAACATATCATCGGCTATATGCGCAACAACGCACTATTGGCATTCGGCAACTTCAGCGAACATCCGCAAACCATCAGTGCGCATACGCTGCAAGCCATGCCGTTTAAAGCGCACGATTTGATCAGCGGTCAAACCGTTTCCCTGAATCAGGATTTGGTACTGCAACCCTATCAAGTCATGTGGCTTGAAATTGCATAAGCCGAAATTTTGATACACCACTCAAGGCCGTCTGAACAAATCAGCGTTCAGACGGCCTTTTAAGAAACTAAGATGTATTTTGTATTTTGGGCAGTTTCGCTTAGAATGCATGCTTTAATACCAGATGACACACTAAAAATCAGGAGTAAAAATCCATGTTGAAAAAATTCGTACTCGGCACCATCGCTGCAGTAGTTTTGGCTGCTTGCGGCGGCGAAGGCAGCAACTCAGCTTCTTCTGCACCGGCCCAATCCGGCGCGGCTTCCGGCTCACTGATTGAACGTATCAACAACAAAGGTACCATCACTGTCGGTACGGAAGGTACTTACGCACCCTTCACCTACCACGATAAAGACGGCAAATTGACCGGCTACGATGTCGAAGTTACCCGCGCCGTTGCCGACAAACTGGGCGTAAAAGTCGAATTTAAAGAAACACAATGGGACTCTATGATGGCAGGTTTGAAAGCCGGCCGTTTCGACGTGGTTGCCAACCAAGTCGGCCTGACCAGCCCTGAGCGTCAAGCAACTTTTGACAAATCCGAACCTTACAGCTGGAGCGGTGCTGTATTGGTTGCGCGCAAAGACAGCAACATCAAATCCATCGACGACATCAAAGGCGTGAAAACCGCACAATCCCTGACCAGCAACTATGGTGAAAAAGCCAAAGCTGCAGGCGCAGAACTCGTACCGGTAGATGGTTTGGCGCAATCCCTGACCTTGATTGAACAAAAACGTGCCGATGCAACCCTGAACGACGAATTGGCAGTATTGGACTACCTGAAGAAAAACCCAAATGCCGGCGTAAAAATCGTTTGGTCTGCACCGGCTGACGAAAAAGTCGGCTCCGGCTTGATTGTCAATAAAGGCAACGATGAAGCATTGGCTAAATTCAGCACAGCCATGACTGAGCTGAAAGCCGACGGCACGCTGAAAAAACTGGGCGAACAATTCTTCGGAAAAGACATCAGTGTTAAATAATTTCCTTGCCTCTCTGCCGTTTATGACGGAAACACGCGCTGATATGCTCATCAGCGCGTTTTGGCCCATGGTCAAAGCCGGCTTCGCAGTATCTTTGCCTTTGGCGATCGCTTCTTTCGTTATCGGCATGATTATTGCCGTAGCCGTTGCTTTGGTGCGGATCATGCCCTCCGGCGGTATTTTCCAAAAATGCTTGCTGAAGCTGGTGGAATTTTATATTTCGGTCATTCGCGGTACGCCGCTTTTGGTGCAGTTGGTCATCGTATTCTACGGTTTACCTTCCGTCGGCATCTATATCGACCCGATTCCTGCAGCCATCATCGGCTTTTCGCTCAATGTCGGCGCATACGCTTCCGAAACCATACGCGCGGCAATCTTGTCCGTACCTAAAGGCCAATGGGAAGCCGGTTTCTCCATCGGTATGACCTATATGCAGACGTTCCGCCGCATTATCGCGCCACAGGCATTCCGCGTTGCCGTACCGCCTTTGAGCAACGAGTTTATCGGCTTGTTCAAAAATACCTCGCTTGCCGCCGTGGTAACGGTAACGGAGCTTTTCCGTGTTGCCCAAGAGACAGCAAACCGTACTTATGACTTTTTGCCCATTTATATCGAAGCCGCATTGGTTTATTGGTGTTTCTGCAAAGTGCTGTTTTTGATTCAGGCGCACTTGGAAAAACGCTTTGACCGCTATGTCGCCAAATAAGGAGTTGTCATGATTAAAATCCGCAATATCCATAAGACCTTTGGCGAAAATACCATTTTGCGCGGCATCGATTTGGATGTCGGCAAAGGACAAGTGGTTGTTATCCTAGGTCCGTCCGGCTCGGGCAAAACCACGTTTTTACGCTGTTTAAACGCTTTGGAAATGCCTGAACAAGGTCAGATCGAGTTTGACAACGCACAGCCGTTAAGCATCGATTTTTCCAAAAAACCAAGCAAACACGATATTTTGGCACTGCGCCGCAAGTCCGGCATGGTGTTCCAACAATACAACCTCTTTCCGCACAAAACTGCGTTGGAAAACGTTATGGAAGGGCCGGTTGCCGTACAAGGCAAGCCTGTCGCCAAAGCGCGTGAAGAGGCTGTCAAATTGCTTAAAAAAGTCGGTTTGGGCGATAAGATTGACCTCTACCCCTACCAGCTTTCCGGCGGTCAACAGCAGCGCGTCGGCATTGCCCGAGCATTGGCAATTCAGCCTGAATTGATGCTGTTTGACGAACCGACTTCCGCGCTTGACCCTGAATTGGTGCAAGATGTTTTGGATACCATGAAGGAGTTGGCACAAGAAGGCTGGACCATGGTTGTCGTTACGCATGAAATCAAATTTGCCTTGGAAGTGGCAACCACCGTCGTCGTGATGGATGGCGGCGTTATTGTCGAACAAGGCAGCCCGCAAGATTTGTTCAATCATCCCAAACATGAGCGGACACAAAAATTCCTGCGCCAAATCCGTGCAGACAATGCCGATCTTCAAATTTAATTGAAACGACAGACAATTTGAAAGCATTTCCGACCGTCATTTCATAAAGGCCGTCTGAATAAGTGAAATAGAAATCGTTGATTTCGTTTTCATACTTGTTCA
The sequence above is a segment of the Neisseria perflava genome. Coding sequences within it:
- a CDS encoding alpha-amylase family protein, translated to MLTQTQQVDLTLHHLKERTLSIYTPEQRASIEASEDWKQFDRRLEEHFPKLMHELDNVYNNNEAVLPMLEQLIAQAWQSYSQRNASLKDIDIARENDPDWILSNKQVGGVCYVDLFAGDLQGLKAKIPYFQELGLTYLHLMPLFKCPEGKSDGGYAVSSYRDVNPALGTIDDLRDVIAALHEAGISAVVDFIFNHTSNEHEWAKRCTAGDPLYDNFYYIFPDRWMPDQYDRTLREIFPDQHPGGFSQLEDGRWVWTTFNSFQWDLNYSNPWVFRAMAGEMMFLANLGVDILRMDAVAFIWKQMGTSCENLPQAHALIRAFNSVMRIAAPAVFFKSEAIVHPDQVVQYISQDECQIGYNPLQMALLWNTLATREVNLLHQALTYRHNLPDHTAWVNYVRSHDDIGWTFADEDAWQFGIHGYDHRQFLNRFFVNHFDGSFARGVPFQYNPNTGDCRVSGTAAALVGLAQNDPYAVDRIKLLYSIALSTGGLPLIYLGDEVGTLNDDDWSQDSNKSDDSRWAHRPRYNEELYNQRHDSSTTAGQIFQGLRHMIAIRQSNPRFDGGKLVTFNTNNKHIIGYMRNNALLAFGNFSEHPQTISAHTLQAMPFKAHDLISGQTVSLNQDLVLQPYQVMWLEIA
- a CDS encoding amino acid ABC transporter substrate-binding protein translates to MLKKFVLGTIAAVVLAACGGEGSNSASSAPAQSGAASGSLIERINNKGTITVGTEGTYAPFTYHDKDGKLTGYDVEVTRAVADKLGVKVEFKETQWDSMMAGLKAGRFDVVANQVGLTSPERQATFDKSEPYSWSGAVLVARKDSNIKSIDDIKGVKTAQSLTSNYGEKAKAAGAELVPVDGLAQSLTLIEQKRADATLNDELAVLDYLKKNPNAGVKIVWSAPADEKVGSGLIVNKGNDEALAKFSTAMTELKADGTLKKLGEQFFGKDISVK
- a CDS encoding amino acid ABC transporter permease, with the protein product MLNNFLASLPFMTETRADMLISAFWPMVKAGFAVSLPLAIASFVIGMIIAVAVALVRIMPSGGIFQKCLLKLVEFYISVIRGTPLLVQLVIVFYGLPSVGIYIDPIPAAIIGFSLNVGAYASETIRAAILSVPKGQWEAGFSIGMTYMQTFRRIIAPQAFRVAVPPLSNEFIGLFKNTSLAAVVTVTELFRVAQETANRTYDFLPIYIEAALVYWCFCKVLFLIQAHLEKRFDRYVAK
- a CDS encoding amino acid ABC transporter ATP-binding protein, which gives rise to MIKIRNIHKTFGENTILRGIDLDVGKGQVVVILGPSGSGKTTFLRCLNALEMPEQGQIEFDNAQPLSIDFSKKPSKHDILALRRKSGMVFQQYNLFPHKTALENVMEGPVAVQGKPVAKAREEAVKLLKKVGLGDKIDLYPYQLSGGQQQRVGIARALAIQPELMLFDEPTSALDPELVQDVLDTMKELAQEGWTMVVVTHEIKFALEVATTVVVMDGGVIVEQGSPQDLFNHPKHERTQKFLRQIRADNADLQI